The Nothobranchius furzeri strain GRZ-AD chromosome 8, NfurGRZ-RIMD1, whole genome shotgun sequence genome includes a region encoding these proteins:
- the anapc4 gene encoding anaphase-promoting complex subunit 4 isoform X1, protein MPAFRQVGEKQLPNPVLCMAWSPKRDLIALANTTGEVLLHRLASFHRVWSLPPSEYTGKKITALAWRPDGKILAFSLGDTKQVVLCGVEKAEILHMFPVQSPVTCMNWMEVMEESSVLSSFYTSEDESKLFLPKLPTLPKSYSTTSKIFSEEKSDEILNLLGEVRLNVLVLGGDGGNVELYAYGMYKIATLDGVSGTCRSLSLSSDLKSLSVITEVKSADSSADICYVQLDTGLLSDCLPELTRMARKFTHISTLMQYLHLSLTCMCEAWEDILLQMDHRLTKFVQEKNTSTQVQDEFLELLLWGQSSPELQALLMNQLTVKGLKKLGQSIESSYSSIQKLVISHLQSGSEALLYHLSEVRGMSLWKQKFEPLGLDSGAIDGAITAVGSFSLKANELLQVIDKSMKNFKAFFRWLYVAMLRMCDEHVPPELNKMTQKDIAFVADFLSEHFSENEELFNRKGKYFNVERVGQYLKDEDEDLVSPPNTKGNQWLRFLQESTHLKESPLLFPSYPQKSLHFVKRMMENVIEHCLQKPAEVIGKSVKQAVFLPLYAISEKPENTPRLFELPSLWNDKKNKMHCVVFCMPDISPCKLYLLQKGTDPNRHIPNSFMSVDLSLYHDNADDDGAAAHFLFRSHCAYSCLDARFYDDQMLTVVLQGSEEHNSRRILAQLSLASSLSCDAEFVLEPSMRLDQQCSTIPCQTLVLGNQWREMENMKAEFVAVNGIRKVACVLSANFRHIRVFEMDVEDEDDEGVDSLNVSAQDGLATTITSQGPVEESEGEAREQEGEAVQNTEEQLESEEAL, encoded by the exons ATGCCTGCCTTTCGGCAAGTGGGAGAGAAGCAGCTTCCAAACCCGGTCCTCTGTATGGCATGGTCTCCAAAGAGGGATCTGATAGCTCTGGCCAACACAACTGGGGAG GTGCTACTGCATCGCTTGGCTAGTTTCCACCGGGTTTGGAGCCTACCACCCAGTGAATATACTGGAAAGAAGATAACCGCACTTGCTTGGAGGCCTGATGGCAAAA TATTGGCCTTCAGTCTTGGAGACACCAAGCAGGTTGTCCTTTGTGGGGTTGAGAAAGCAGAGATCCTCCACATGTTTCCAGTGCAGAGTCCTGTAACCTGTATGAACTGgatggaggtgatggaggagagCAG TGTCCTCAGCTCCTTTTACACTTCAGAGGATGAATCTAAACTTTTTCTTCCTAAATTACCAACTCTTCCCAAGAG CTACAGCACAACTTCAAAGATCTTCAG TGAGGAGAAGTCTGATGAGATACTCAACCTCCTTGGAGAAGTGAG ACTAAATGTACTTGTTCTTGGAGGAGATGGTGGAAATGTGGAGCTGTATGCGTACGGGATGTACAAGATTGCAACGCTGGATGGG GTTTCAGGAACATGTCGCAGTCTGAGTCTGTCGAGTGACCTCAAGTCTCTGTCTGTCATCACAGAAGTCAAGTCTGCTGACAGCAGCGCAGACATCTGTTACGTCCAG CTGGACACAGGATTGTTGTCGGACTGTTTGCCTGAACTCACCAGGATGGCGCGTAAGTTCACTCACATCTCCACCCTGATGCAGTACCTGCACCTGTCACTCACATGCATGTGCGAAGCGTGGGAGGACATCCTCCTGCAGATGGATCATCGTCTCACTAAGTTTGTTCAG GAAAAGAACACAAGTACCCAAGTCCAAGATGAGTTTTTGGAGCTCCTGTTGTGGGGACAGTCGAG TCCTGAACTACAGGCTCTCCTCATGAACCAGCTGACTGTCAAG GGTCTGAAGAAGCTCGGTCAGTCTATTGAGTCTTCCTACTCCAGCATCCAGAAGCTTGTGATCAGCCACCTGCAGAG CGGCTCTGAGGCTCTGTTGTATCACCTCAGCGAGGTGAGGGGAATGTCCCTGTGGAAGCAGAAGTTTGAGCCTCTCGGTTTGGATTCAGGAGCTATTGATG GTGCAATCACGGCTGTGGGCTCGTTCTCTCTCAAAGCCAATGAGCTGCTGCA GGTGATTGACAAGAGTATGAAAAACTTCAAAGCGTTTTTTCGATGGCTGTATGTAG CAATGCTACGAATGTGTGACGAGCATGTGCCCCCAGAGCTGAATAAG ATGACTCAGAAGGACATCGCCTTTGTTGCTGACTTCTTGTCTGAACATTTTAGTGAG AACGAGGAACTCTTTAATCGTAAGGGGAAATACTTCAACGTAGAGCGAGTTGGTCAG TACCTGAAGGATGAAGATGAGGACCTGGTGTCTCCTCCCAACACAAAGGGTAACCAGTGGCTCAGGTTTTTACAGGAGAGCACACACCTGAAAG AGAGTCCTCTGCTGTTCCCATCATATCCTCAGAAGTCCCTGCACTTCGTCAAGAGGATGATGGAGAATGTGATTGAACACTGCCTCCAGAAGCCTGCT GAAGTAATTGGAAAATCTgtcaaacaagcagtcttccttccTTTGTACGCCATTTCAGAGAA gCCAGAAAACACTCCACGACTGTTTGAGCTTCCATCTTT GTGGaacgataaaaaaaacaaaatgcaCTGTGTTGTGTTCTGCATGCCAGACATTTCTCCATGTAAGCTCTACCTGCTACAAAAAGGAACAGACCCAAACAG ACACATCCCTAACAGTTTCATGTCAGTGGACCTCAGCCTTTACCATGACAACgcagatgatgatggtgctgcagcCCA TTTCCTATTCAGGTCCCATTGTGCTTATAGCTGCCTGGATGCTCGTTTCTATGACGACCAGATGCTAACAGTGGTCTTGCAAGGATCGGAGGAACATAACAGCAGGCGTATCCTGGCGCAGCTCTCTCTTGCCTCGAGCTTAAGCTGTGACGCTGAGTTCGTCCTGGAGCCCAGTATGAG ACTGGACCAGCAGTGCAGTACCATCCCATGCCAGACTCTGGTGTTGGGGAATCAGTGGCGAGAAATGGAAAACATGAAGGCTGAGTTTGTTGCTGTCAATGGAATCCGCAAAGTGGCCTGTGTG CTAAGTGCCAACTTCAGGCACATACGTGTCTTTGAGATGGATGTAGAAGATGAGGACGACGAGGGAGTTGACTCTCTGAATGTCAGCGCTCAGGATGGGCTGGCAACTACCATCACCAGCCAAGGACCGGTAGAGGAGTCTGAAGGTGAAGCGAGAGAGCAGGAAGGAGAAGCAGTACAAAATACTGAAGAGCAACTTGAGTCGGAGGAGGCCCTGTAA
- the anapc4 gene encoding anaphase-promoting complex subunit 4 isoform X2 — protein MPAFRQVGEKQLPNPVLCMAWSPKRDLIALANTTGEVLLHRLASFHRVWSLPPSEYTGKKITALAWRPDGKILAFSLGDTKQVVLCGVEKAEILHMFPVQSPVTCMNWMEVMEESSVLSSFYTSEDESKLFLPKLPTLPKSYSTTSKIFSEEKSDEILNLLGEVRLNVLVLGGDGGNVELYAYGMYKIATLDGVSGTCRSLSLSSDLKSLSVITEVKSADSSADICYVQLDTGLLSDCLPELTRMARKFTHISTLMQYLHLSLTCMCEAWEDILLQMDHRLTKFVQEKNTSTQVQDEFLELLLWGQSSPELQALLMNQLTVKGLKKLGQSIESSYSSIQKLVISHLQSGSEALLYHLSEVRGMSLWKQKFEPLGLDSGAIDGAITAVGSFSLKANELLQVIDKSMKNFKAFFRWLYVAMLRMCDEHVPPELNKMTQKDIAFVADFLSEHFSENEELFNRKGKYFNVERVGQYLKDEDEDLVSPPNTKGNQWLRFLQESTHLKESPLLFPSYPQKSLHFVKRMMENVIEHCLQKPAEVIGKSVKQAVFLPLYAISEKPENTPRLFELPSLWNDKKNKMHCVVFCMPDISPCKLYLLQKGTDPNRHIPNSFMSVDLSLYHDNADDDGAAAQSHCAYSCLDARFYDDQMLTVVLQGSEEHNSRRILAQLSLASSLSCDAEFVLEPSMRLDQQCSTIPCQTLVLGNQWREMENMKAEFVAVNGIRKVACVLSANFRHIRVFEMDVEDEDDEGVDSLNVSAQDGLATTITSQGPVEESEGEAREQEGEAVQNTEEQLESEEAL, from the exons ATGCCTGCCTTTCGGCAAGTGGGAGAGAAGCAGCTTCCAAACCCGGTCCTCTGTATGGCATGGTCTCCAAAGAGGGATCTGATAGCTCTGGCCAACACAACTGGGGAG GTGCTACTGCATCGCTTGGCTAGTTTCCACCGGGTTTGGAGCCTACCACCCAGTGAATATACTGGAAAGAAGATAACCGCACTTGCTTGGAGGCCTGATGGCAAAA TATTGGCCTTCAGTCTTGGAGACACCAAGCAGGTTGTCCTTTGTGGGGTTGAGAAAGCAGAGATCCTCCACATGTTTCCAGTGCAGAGTCCTGTAACCTGTATGAACTGgatggaggtgatggaggagagCAG TGTCCTCAGCTCCTTTTACACTTCAGAGGATGAATCTAAACTTTTTCTTCCTAAATTACCAACTCTTCCCAAGAG CTACAGCACAACTTCAAAGATCTTCAG TGAGGAGAAGTCTGATGAGATACTCAACCTCCTTGGAGAAGTGAG ACTAAATGTACTTGTTCTTGGAGGAGATGGTGGAAATGTGGAGCTGTATGCGTACGGGATGTACAAGATTGCAACGCTGGATGGG GTTTCAGGAACATGTCGCAGTCTGAGTCTGTCGAGTGACCTCAAGTCTCTGTCTGTCATCACAGAAGTCAAGTCTGCTGACAGCAGCGCAGACATCTGTTACGTCCAG CTGGACACAGGATTGTTGTCGGACTGTTTGCCTGAACTCACCAGGATGGCGCGTAAGTTCACTCACATCTCCACCCTGATGCAGTACCTGCACCTGTCACTCACATGCATGTGCGAAGCGTGGGAGGACATCCTCCTGCAGATGGATCATCGTCTCACTAAGTTTGTTCAG GAAAAGAACACAAGTACCCAAGTCCAAGATGAGTTTTTGGAGCTCCTGTTGTGGGGACAGTCGAG TCCTGAACTACAGGCTCTCCTCATGAACCAGCTGACTGTCAAG GGTCTGAAGAAGCTCGGTCAGTCTATTGAGTCTTCCTACTCCAGCATCCAGAAGCTTGTGATCAGCCACCTGCAGAG CGGCTCTGAGGCTCTGTTGTATCACCTCAGCGAGGTGAGGGGAATGTCCCTGTGGAAGCAGAAGTTTGAGCCTCTCGGTTTGGATTCAGGAGCTATTGATG GTGCAATCACGGCTGTGGGCTCGTTCTCTCTCAAAGCCAATGAGCTGCTGCA GGTGATTGACAAGAGTATGAAAAACTTCAAAGCGTTTTTTCGATGGCTGTATGTAG CAATGCTACGAATGTGTGACGAGCATGTGCCCCCAGAGCTGAATAAG ATGACTCAGAAGGACATCGCCTTTGTTGCTGACTTCTTGTCTGAACATTTTAGTGAG AACGAGGAACTCTTTAATCGTAAGGGGAAATACTTCAACGTAGAGCGAGTTGGTCAG TACCTGAAGGATGAAGATGAGGACCTGGTGTCTCCTCCCAACACAAAGGGTAACCAGTGGCTCAGGTTTTTACAGGAGAGCACACACCTGAAAG AGAGTCCTCTGCTGTTCCCATCATATCCTCAGAAGTCCCTGCACTTCGTCAAGAGGATGATGGAGAATGTGATTGAACACTGCCTCCAGAAGCCTGCT GAAGTAATTGGAAAATCTgtcaaacaagcagtcttccttccTTTGTACGCCATTTCAGAGAA gCCAGAAAACACTCCACGACTGTTTGAGCTTCCATCTTT GTGGaacgataaaaaaaacaaaatgcaCTGTGTTGTGTTCTGCATGCCAGACATTTCTCCATGTAAGCTCTACCTGCTACAAAAAGGAACAGACCCAAACAG ACACATCCCTAACAGTTTCATGTCAGTGGACCTCAGCCTTTACCATGACAACgcagatgatgatggtgctgcagcCCA GTCCCATTGTGCTTATAGCTGCCTGGATGCTCGTTTCTATGACGACCAGATGCTAACAGTGGTCTTGCAAGGATCGGAGGAACATAACAGCAGGCGTATCCTGGCGCAGCTCTCTCTTGCCTCGAGCTTAAGCTGTGACGCTGAGTTCGTCCTGGAGCCCAGTATGAG ACTGGACCAGCAGTGCAGTACCATCCCATGCCAGACTCTGGTGTTGGGGAATCAGTGGCGAGAAATGGAAAACATGAAGGCTGAGTTTGTTGCTGTCAATGGAATCCGCAAAGTGGCCTGTGTG CTAAGTGCCAACTTCAGGCACATACGTGTCTTTGAGATGGATGTAGAAGATGAGGACGACGAGGGAGTTGACTCTCTGAATGTCAGCGCTCAGGATGGGCTGGCAACTACCATCACCAGCCAAGGACCGGTAGAGGAGTCTGAAGGTGAAGCGAGAGAGCAGGAAGGAGAAGCAGTACAAAATACTGAAGAGCAACTTGAGTCGGAGGAGGCCCTGTAA